The Musa acuminata AAA Group cultivar baxijiao chromosome BXJ3-6, Cavendish_Baxijiao_AAA, whole genome shotgun sequence region TTTTAGGAGAGATAAAATAAATGTTTTTAGAAAGGATACATAGGAAGAATACATTCACTACTTTAAGCATAATGGATAGCTGTGAATgtataataaatgatattataAAAATTGAAAAAGTAAATTTTATAATAGCTATGCCATGATATTTATTTTCCTTTCTATCCTGCTAAGGAGGGAGGGGCTAAACAAATTCTAAAACAGCTAATAATTTCAATATCCATGAGAAAACAATTCAAAGGCCATATTAGATTATGTATAAAAGTAGACTTGAAATTAATAGGGGTATATGAGAATaactagaaatatatatatatattttttctaaaactTTAAGAAAAAGCCTCCAAATCTAATTGTATTTACCATAAATTCTAAGGATCAATGTGACCTATGGTgacttaaataaaaataatattactaaaatatgTTTAGCATATAAAAGCAATTTTAATTAAGTAGATTTCATCAATACCCAAACCATCAATAATTTTCGGTACTGAAACCACCTCCTGAGATAATAAATGGAGACTACAAAAAGTGAATTACTTTGTCACAGAAAAAACTATCTAATAATAGGATTAATGCTTTGTCGAAGAATAGTCGATCAATAACAGCTCAAGTTTTGAACTAATTAAAATTAATGATCTATGTATGTATGAGCAAGACTTGGACACGCGGTTTGTGGGCCCCAACAACGTCATTTCCTGTCGATTGGTCAGCCTTTGCACGCTCGACGGACAAGTCCGATTCTGTGTGATCTTAACCCTCCCAAcactcaaaaaaatatataattagcacAACAAACATTATCATCCCATACTTACAGCGTCGGTAAACATCAAAGTGATGATCTTTGAATAGAGTAAGATTCGGGCTTCACTCATGCCGATAAAAATATTTTGGATTAAGTGGTACATAATATATGATACATAATTGAGTGTTTACAGTCAAACTGTgcataataatttgatttgaatcctCGAGTTAATTACTTACTGTACCCAATGGATCGTAACTGCCAGAATCCACGACCATATCCGACGCGCCACCTACCGCCGTCACAAAAACCCCGCAAAGACCCTAACCcgctcttcttttcctcttcattGCGCTTGCCCATGGCGGTTCTCAGAACCCTAATAAGATCTCTCCGCGCCCCTGCTCCTCCCCTTCCCCTGGCCGCCTTCTCCTGTTCTCCTCTGTCTCCAGCTCTCGCCTCCTCTCCGAACCCCTTCTCCTTCGTCCTCCGGCTCACTTCTGTGCCCCCTCCGCTCTTCTGGCCGCCCTCCCGATGGGTGCCCTTCTCGGGACCCCTCTTCCTCTCCTCGCCCCCGTGGATGCTGTCGCAGTCGGCGACTCCCTTGTACCTGCGAGGAAAAGACGCGATCTTCCCCAAGGATCTGCTCCAAGTTCGGAGCTTTCCGATTCCGTTAGGGCTAAGGTCGCTGGGAGAGGTCGGAAGGGGGTTTGGGGACGTCATTAACTGGAGGGAGAAGGGGAGTGTTGGAGGAGAGGTGAGCGAGGTTGTCATTCATGACAAGTTACTGAATCTGCCGAATTTGATCTCGATCAGCAGGATGGTGTCCGGTCCTCTGATTGGATGGTACGTTTTTCGTCTGTAAAATTTGTTCATTATAGTTAGTAACACAGATGCAAAAGAAATCGCTCGGAATTGTTTGATCTTGTGCCTGGAAAGAGGGTTGTGATTTAGATAGTCTTCTCTCAAGTGCGAAATCGAGCGAAATAACCTTTTTCATCAACACGAAACGACACCTTTGTTTAGCACCCCGGTCTATTgcccattttcttcttcttccaagaAGGGTTATCAAGAAGACCTTGGTGACCTAGTAAACCTGGATTTTCAGGTTCAGTTCCTGATACCAGAATCATCAAGTAATTGGGTCATGTATGAAATTTCAATCGAgtttgcttatgagattgaggttTGGATGTCATCAGAGCTGTGTACCATCCCCCAGTAATTGATTACATAAGTATGCAATACGTTGATTTTTATCTTGTGTgttaaaaatatgatatcataattATTTATGTTTGACTGATATGCAGTATATTGAATAAATTGATAATGTGGCTGCTGTTCTTTGTCTTGAACGAAAGAGCATACCTTCTCGGTGAGAGGTGTTAGAGTTTCAATACTCATCCTATGCAGGCTGCCATTAAGATAGGTGTGAGGGTCTAATTCAAACTTTGCAGTACGGTGACAACTTAAAAATGATTTGACTTGGATATAGGATATAGCCATAGTGCCAAGGTCAGTGGATAACTGCAAAATGTGCACTTGCATGTGCGTTCTATAACCTTCTCTATGTGAAATTAATCTGCTCCAATTCATTTGAAGGTGCAGGATGCACGTGTATGGTAAATACTCTAATTCAGTTGGTCAATTGAATTGGTCATGTTAGTTAATTTGCTTTAATTTAAATTCTACGTACAGCACTGGTGCTCccgtttgcattttcattaagaaAAGGAAGTTGCTTCTTTCATATCAAAAGATGGCCTGTATAGTGAAGTCGGAAATTGCAAAACAGCCCTGCTCAGTATTAAATTGGCTGCTCAGGGTTTTGGCTAATGAGTACACTAGCTAAGGATTGTTACTTTTAGCTAGAAAAATTTGTTCGTTCTCATGATTGTTGTTATTTATGCTTTTGCATTATTCTACCTTCTATTTATCTTACGTTGGACATCCATGTTTTTGTATTAACTTTCCACATCGTATGCTTCCTGACTCCCactgtatttatgtatgtatattagATCAATTTACCGATTCACATTCATGCCTTTACCAATGCCACTTTGAACATGATATGAATCTTGATACTATGCAATACATTGACAAATCAATGCATGATCATATTGCCTTCACAATTTTAACAAAGTACTTGATGTAGGATGATTTTACATGATATGTATCTTCCGGCTTTTGGTGCATTGGTTGTCTCTGGAGCGACTGATTGGGTGGGTCATAAACTCCATGTTTACTATTGCCAACTTATTGTACACTCAACTTCCAGTTCTTAGTCATTACTCTTATTttgtctcttttttccttttagttGGATGGGTTCCTTGCAAGAAAGATGGGTATTAATTCAGTGTTTGGGTCCTATCTTGATCCACTTGCTGACAAGGTTAAACTTTCTTGGATGAGGATTGTGACTTATGAAGTTCCTTGTCTGATACCCAGTGATCCTTTGGTTAATGTGCTTATCTTTACTCTTAATTATGCCAGTGCAGGTTCTGATTAGCTGTGTTGCCTTAGCTATGGTTGAGAAGGAGCTCTTAAATCGTGAGCAATCATCAAAACCTTACTACTGGATCTTCTTGCAATTTACTGAGGAACATTATGTTTAAATTTTCCCTTTTTTTGTTCCATTGCTCATTCAGTGAAATTGTTCAAATTATGGCCAAACTTATACCTCTTTATCTAAcaattgtatatacatatacatcacAGCTGATGTTACCAGTGAAGAGCCAAGATTAATTGGCAATTAGAGAGGTTTTCCTTTTAAAGcatgtttttcctttttatttttgattttagaTCGGGACACTAGTTTTAGTTTCCAAGAACCGTATTTGGAAAAAGCAACATGGGAAACCACCTGACTTTCTTTGTGGCTTCTGAAGCTGTGCTTGTTGGCTTGGTGGTTCTAAGAGATGTTGCTCTCGTCAGTGGTGCAGTTTATAAAAGAGCTTCTAGCCTGGGTTGGGAGGTAACATGTGCACAGGCTATAATAGAGGTTTCATTCTGATTAACTTACTAATGAATTCTTTGACAATTTCTGTTTTAGTGGAAGAGTTGGTCTGAATTTATCAATCTTGATGCGGCTCATAGGGAGAAGGTAGAACCTCTCCTCATAAGTAAGGTACGAATTTTATTCATCTAATCCAGCTTTCCTTACATGATGCTTTTTTGATGGAATATGTTCACATTGTTCTTGGGCAAGGAAATCTGTCTCAATTCTTTTAGAGTGGAAAATGCAGGTGAACACAGTGCTCCAGTTGCTTTTAGTTGCTGCTGCTCTTCTGCAACCTGACTTTGGCTCGGCAGAAACTCAGGAATATATAACCTACTTGAGGTATTGCACACCATTTGTCATTCTTGGATGCGTATAATTCTTAGCTCATACACTCCAATAAGTCAACCTGCAACAATATTTATACCTATGATATCGAATATAATCTTTCTGGCTGCTCCGTCGGATGCATTCACCATGTTAATTATTATTGTTCATCTTTTCCATCAAGAAAGAATAACCAAATGTGCTTGTGTGTTTATTTGCAGCTGGTTGGTGGCTTCAACAACAGCTGCATCGGCTGTAGCCTATGGAGCTCAACATCTTTGTAGATGATCAACTTTCTGCCCCAGAAGAATCGTGGTCAACAAGGTTTCATGATTGCATTTGGACCTGCAGCAACAGTGGTATGAAATTTCATGATTGCATTTGGACCTGCAGCGACGGTGCAATGAAAACTCCAGGAGTATGTACATGTGAGGCATGGGTTCAAATCATCGTGCACTATGAGTTCTCGTCCCAATCATCGCCTTCGACCTGTCCTGCATGTGCATTTCTGAAGGTGCAATATGATAACTCACCTGTCTGGGCTGATGCATAATGTTTTCCTTTTAGCTAATGCACAATGTTAAGGGAAGGTGAAGGAATAAAAAATTCAATCTTGTTGTAACTTGCTCCCTCTGTGCTTCAGATTGTAAAACAAAAATTTCTTGCATAAAGAGAGAGATTACCTTGTTCTCAATTCAACCTATCATTTCACATTTGATTTCTAGtggtcttttttcttttttttttttgtcgtagATCCATCATTTTGTAAGCTTCGCTAGATGATCATCATGGTGCTTCAATTTTTAGCCATTTTCCAGATCACTAGAAGAATGAACTTTTGGCAAAAAGCCTGTATTGGCCTAGAAACTTTCTGTCGTTGGATCAAACGAGGGTGGAATTGGCGAACAAAGGGAACATAATTTGATTCCCTTAGAAATCAACAAAATCAGACGCTGTAATCATGCTGTGAATGTTGGGCCTTTCGATTTTGGACATGGAACTGGAGAGGTTTCCAAGAACATTTCCCTCTTGCAATCCCTCATACACAGTTCAGGATGGCGGCTTGAACGAGTCTTATCATAACACAATATATCTCGAGTGATCCCAACGCAGAAGAAGATATCAATAAAAGTCGCAAGCATATGCACCTTCTAGGAAAAAGAGGTAATGTCGTCTACGTCAGTTTGTCTGTGTTAGATGAGAGCTGACAAACCAAGAACGCGACACAAAACTAAAGAatgttaatagaaaaaaaaaattaaaaagagtcATGATGATCTCATAGTAGTGCTTATGATGAACAGCTTTTCTTCTCATGGAAGATTCTGCCATTAGGACTTGATTAAGCTGATTGAACATGCCAACCATTCTACAATTAACCAGGACATAGGGGTTTGGGTGATGGAACTCAGAAAATGAGCAGGTGTGGCAATAATAACCTGACTACAGATATGCATACCATATGAACTAAGATTTTAGAAAAACCAATTTGCTGCTTCTACCACACACCTTAAAATTTAGACCAGAATCAAGATTTTTGTACTCGCAAGTAAATCATCAAAGCAATTTGATTAGTCTAGTTATCGTTTGCTTAGATGACTGAGTTATCTGGTTGGTGAGTTAGGAATGAGTCTTTGGATGATCAATCAAATACACAGAATCCTATGGCACATTCAAATGCCAAAGTTAACTGCAGTTATGTGCCCAACTCTTCCCATTCAATTCCAAATGGCACACTAGAAATCATATCAAACTATGCGTTTGTGTTCAGGTACCAGCCAGTCTAAATGAAATTATAATTTATGACTACAAGTTGTCATTTTAGCAATAATTGCGGGACCATACCTGCCATTATTTCCAAACAGATACGGCTGGCACCACTCTCCCCTTATCTGCTTTTGATGATTATGCAGAGGTCTTAATTTGCTTCTTTGTAGCAAATTAGTTGTCCTTGATGATGTTTGGAATGAGGTAAGAAGTGGTTGGAAGACCCTCAGGAAACCATTTTACTTTGGAAGAGAGGGTAGCAGAGTTTTAGTAACCACAAGGATTCCAAAGGTAGCAAATATGATGGGGACCAAGGCCAAAAACATAGTATTCCTAAAGGGTTTAAACGATGCAAAGTActggaaattcttcaaaagatgtGCATTTGGTGAAGCTAACCCTAATGATCATCCCAAATTGGAGTTGATTGGCAAGCAAATAGCAAAAAAGCTTGTTGGCTCACCATTAGCAGCCAAGACAATTGGAGGTGTACTGAAGTCCAAGCTAGAGGAAGAACACTGGAGGAACATAATGGAAAGCAAATTGTGGCAAGTGGAACAACAGAAGGATGACATTTTCCCAGCTCTAAAATTAAGTTACGAGCACTTGCCTACTTCAGCCTTGAAGCAGTGTTTTGTCTACTTTTCTTTGTTTCCCAAGAACTACCACTTTGACAAAGACAGATTAGTCAGAATGTGGATGGCACAAGGTTTTCTTCAATCCAATGAATCAGGGAAGAGAATGGAAGAAGAGATAGGTCGGGACTACTTTGATGAATTACTATATAGGTCCTTCTTTCAGGACACCGAATTGATCAAACAGTCTAAAATATATGTGGTTCATGACCTGCTGCATCACCTTGCAGAATCTTTGTCTGCTCATGAACACTTTAGAGTTGAAGATGATGAACCAGCAGAAATCCCAGATCGGGTGTGGCACATGTATATTAGTTCAAGTAATCTGGCTAACATCCATGAGAATCTACACAAGCTGAAAATTTTGCGTAGCCTCGAAGTCAGTGGTAGTTTACTGGATAACCTCTACAGGTACAATCTCATAAATTTCATAGAAGAAGCATTGAAACAATTGAAATGCCTCCGGGTTATTGTTCTGGATGAACTACCTGAGAGTATTGGTCACTTGAAGCATCTCAGGTATCTGGAAGTCCCAGGCGGTCAATTATTAGGCCTGCTGAAGTCTGTCTGCAGGCTTTACCATGTACAAGGGTTGAGTCTCCAGTTTTGTGTGCCGTTGCATCAAGGCAGCCCGTTACCTACAGGAATGCACAAATTAATAAGCATGCGTTATCTAGACATAAATCAGGAGAAAGTTTCTACTATCAGCGAAATTGGTAGATTGAAATCTCTGCAAGTGCTGAAAGAGTTTCATGTAAGGAAGAAGAAAGGATATGAGCTAGGACAGTTGAGAGACATGAGGCAACTTCAAGGACAATTAAGCATTATGAATCTAGATATGGTTGGAAGTGCAACAGAGTGCATACAGGCCAGGTTAGATAACGAAGAGCACCTTAATGCATTGCTTTTGTTCTGGAGACAATTGGAGAAAAGAGACAATAACCCTGACAAGCATGAAGAGGTATTTGAAGCTCTTCAGCCACATCCCAACCTCACTGAGCTGAGAATCACAGGCTATATGGGAATCAAATCTCCAAGTTGGCTGAACCAAACCTTGTTATCCAATCTTGAACATTTGGAACTAGAGGATTGCCAGGGTTGGGAAGCCTTGCCACCACTTGGATTACTACCTTTCCTCAGAATTCTGCATCTAAAATCTCTAAAAGCTGTAAAGCATATTGGCCCTGGATTCTATGGTGACAATGTTACAACATTCCCCTCACTGGAGGAGCTTCTGTTCAGTGACATGATTGAATGGAGCCAGTGGTCAGGAATAGAGACAAGCCATCAATTATTCCCTCGCCTCTCTAGGCTACAGATCAATCGTTGCCACAAGTTAAGAGGATCACTTGTTATGCCCACTTTGCTTGAAAAACTTCATGTTGTGCTCTCAGATGATCCTACCTGGGAATCACATGAAAAGCCACAAGTTATTCTATCTGATGATATCTGGGACTCATGTGAAACCAAAGATATTTCATCAATTCTGAAACTTAGCATAGATAACATCTCACTGCTCACTGATTGCCTTCCAGCCGAGAGTCTTTCCTCAGTGTATAGACTGGATGTTATTTACTGCAGCTCCCTTGTATCTTTTACTGATGAACAAGAGAAGTGGTTCCAGAAGCTAACCTCACTCAAAGAACTAAGAATCACTGACCGCGACAATCTAACTGAACTGCCAAGTGATCTGATAAACCTTGCATCTCTGGAGACATTGCAGATTCAGAATGCCCAAAACTTGACCAGCCGTCCTGGAAAGGCCTGCCAAGCTAGCTGAAGCAATTATATGTAAAAGGATTCCATGAAAAGCTGACAGAGCAGTGCAAGAAAAGATCTGATCCTTTCTGGGACAGCATCTCTGACATTTTTAACATTACTGTTTATCAAGAACACATACTATTGGGTGCTGCATGTGCTAAATTTAGCTCTTGCAAGTTGCAAATGTAGTAGTAAACTGCATAAGCAAAATATCATTGTGGTGTCACTACAGCTTTAGTCTTTCTAAAGTACGTCCATACCCATTTGGAGCATGTCTCTTATGTAAGTAGCCGAATTATGAATAATTATATATCTTCTTGAGGAAAAAAGATGGAATTAGAAAAGGACAAAATCTAGACTCAGGTCGAGTTATATGGTTTCTGGACATAATCTAGGATACGATACTAGATACATTGAAGAATGATAAGGTCAAGTTGATGGTATTGTCAGTTGCTAATAATTATAGCAGGCTAATCAACTTGTACACTAGATCAACCAGTAAATTACTTAATGCATTGATAGTATTTTCTGTTCATTTGCTCCATCCATTGTGCACTACATTGTCTCGTTAGAGACATCCCATAAAACAATTTGCACTACTTTGCATATTTATTCTGTACAGAAAATGTTCTAATCAGCCAGGTCACCTGAGGTCCTTTCTCCTTGAATGGTGATCCAACAGAGCACCAGCCTAGGGTGCAAGCTGATTGGCTCAATTCTTACTATGACGCTCTGCACCTTTGCAGAACGAATAGAACAATAGTGatctttcttcttaagaaaagcaCTGCAGTCTCCAGAGTTCCTtaccattattatttttatttccttgTCTACATGGGTGATGCCATGTGGGGACAAAAATTGAAGATATAGAAAGCCACAATTAAGTGAACAATAAGGATATGAATGTTATAGATGCACCTTTATAAGGATTGCCATGTCGATCAGCATAAACTGGAACGTACCATGCTAGAAAAGTAGTGACACATGACAATGTCGGAGCATGCTATATGATGAGTAGTTGAGTACTATATATACATGTGGCTAGGTTAATTTTATAACTTGATCTAGCGGACATAAAGGCATGCCAACAGGCACGACACAATATAATGCCATGCAAGATAGGTGTTGACTTGCCCAATGTTATAAAACAACAAATACAAGTCTCAAAAGATAATGCATTCACTAGGAATAAGAGTCCTGCTTATATTATATTTAAGCAAACTCAGGCCTGCAGattaaaattcataatgagaCCAATTTCATGTATTTTCTGCATGAGGTAGTTTTCAGATGCTGCGTTGCCACTGGCACATTGAAGAAGTCTGTAGGAAACTTGTTCATCCATCAAAAATCATAATTCTTTCCAATATTTGCATATAGCATTACCATGCAGGGAATTTAGCATTTCGGACATTGCAAAACTACAACAGTCTGCAAGATGCAGAAGCCTTTTTTATAAGTTGGTTGTTTCTACAAGCACAATATGTTATAACAAGCCTTCTGTGCAACTTTAGAAGGATTACAAGATTTGCACTTAAGAAGCATCCTATCTCTAACTTTAATCATCAAATATTCAGCATAAAAAGATTGTTTACTATCAAACAACATTTCATGCAGTTGAAGAAACTAAAAGCATTTGATTAGCTAAATGTTAGTCAGCAAAACAAGTATAGCATCTCATTTTCAGTACACTAACTACTAAAGAAAGCACAAACTAGGTGTTATTATGCTAGGTATGAACCTCAGCCAGTGATTCCAAGGCCATTACTCTTGCCTCTATTGCAGCAATTTCTTTCTTGAGTTcttttatctccatttcatgcacTGATTCTTCAGCTTTTGGTGaaaatttctttccttttctctGTTTCAGTTTCTCTTCCTGTTCCAGAGGAAGAGTTTTTTCAGGTACCATTTTCAGTATCTGGTCAAAAAAGGATTCTCCAGAATCTCTGTAATCATTTCTTATAatttccttatcattcttgtctgcAGAATTTTGCTTCTTTAACATTTTAATTTGCATTTCTCCAACGTTTTCATTatcaaatttatcaacaaatgtctTATCTTCCTCATCCTCCGCATTTTCATTGTTCAAGTTTTTAACCTGTTGCTCTCCAGCATTTTTTCCCTCGACCTCTTTTTCCTGGGAATTTTCTTCCTTGAGGTTTATTTTTCGCACATCTTCTGTCTCAGTAACTTCAGTCAACAACACTTCATCCTCCTTGCCCTTAGTGTTTTCATGCTTTAACATCTTGAATTTCACATGAATCTTTGATTGTTTGCCTTTTGTTGAATTTTCCTCTTGTTTGGTAACTTCTGTAAGTTCTATTGAGAAATCTGATTGTGCAGGTTGAAGAGCTTCTCTGCTGTTTTTAATTAGCATCTGCTCACATGCATATTCTCCAGCAGTCCGTCTCTTGAGTTGCTTCTCCTCATCCAATCGATCAGTGGAAGATGCTTCTTTAGCTTGCTTCCTCTTGCTTTGCCATTGGGTACTTGAATTCTGTTTTATATCCTTTGGAAACTTTTGAGATAGCTTTGGCATTTTATTTGACTTTTGTTCTCGAATAGGCCGCATTTGCTTCTCTGAAGATGTTAATGAATGTTTCTGAGTTTTTATGCATTTGTTTTCCCTGCTTTCCTGATTATCATTACAAGCAAACCAGTGAGAAAGTGTGGTGTCACTATCATAACACTCTTGCATGGTCCTTTTCTTGCCGAAAGTCAAAACCTGGACTGACTTCATCTTCTTAACACCCCTTACTTTACCTGCAATTACTTTCGCACTCTTCAAAGAACTATTTGGTTGTTCCACACTACTAATCGTGCCAGTAGCACGAGGTCGAATCTTCTGCTTCCACCAAACTGAATACTGGAGAGTGACATCTGATTCAAACAGCTGGGGAGGGATATAGAACACAATATTTTTCCTGGATATGTCATAGGTCTCCCATGCTGCTTCCCAGGTCAAATTAGTCCGGACAACGGAACCAGGTACGTCCTGATCCAGCCCGAATTGCATTGCCACCCTTTGTGGAGAATACTGCTCAATGCAATCTAGCCCGACTAGCTCGCTTCTCCTCAAGAACTGGGCAAAGGATTTCAGCTCCACACCTGGGGTTTCAACGCTATGAATCCACAGCCCCTTGTCCTTGTAGAAACATGGTTTGTGCCAATTCCTCAAACCAACAGTGTAAGGACGCCACTGGAACTCATTAGGCGATTCAAGAACTGAACGCAATAATGCCAGCTTGAGTTTCTTTCCGACGTTATGCCATCTTGCTGCTCTCGGTTCACAGTCGTTGACTTCATTTAGCCCTGCAGGCCTCAAGGCCACAAAGTGCTCCCAAATCCACAGCTGAAGTAGATTGAAAGGAGCCCATATGACCAAAGATGACACCTTTTGCCTACCTCTGTCGGCTAAATAATCCTTCACCTTCCCCAAGTCTCGATAGAGGCTTGCAAGCACCGCAGGCGCAAGGGCGATCCTCGCGCCTCGTGCCAGTCTAATGGCCACAGGAAGCACGCTCTGCGTCACAGTCTTGAAAGCGTGAGCGGGGAAGACGAACCTTGACAGCCATAACGCAAGAAACGCAATGTGCTCTAACTCGTCACCTTCGCACTCCATGTAACGCATCATCCACTGATTATGATTAGGCCTTTTGCTTGGGGACCGACTGAAACTTTTGCGCTCAGCCGTCATTTGCACCTCGATCTCTTTGAGCTCCCCGTGCAAAGGGCCCCTTATGGGCTCGCCGGCCACCGGAAAGCCCCCAAGAATCATCACATCCTCCAATGTAACAGTGACCTCCGCCCAGGGGAAGATGAACGTGCTGGTATCCCCGCACCAAGACGCTGAGATCGCCAAAATTGAAGACGAGTCTCTCCTGATCCTGTAGGTAGATGCGTGTATCGCATCAAAGATTCCAACTTTCTTCCATAACACGCCATAAATGGGCCGCAGCTTGTCAACCCACTGATTCCA contains the following coding sequences:
- the LOC135640015 gene encoding CDP-diacylglycerol--glycerol-3-phosphate 3-phosphatidyltransferase 1, chloroplastic-like: MAVLRTLIRSLRAPAPPLPLAAFSCSPLSPALASSPNPFSFVLRLTSVPPPLFWPPSRWVPFSGPLFLSSPPWMLSQSATPLYLRGKDAIFPKDLLQVRSFPIPLGLRSLGEVGRGFGDVINWREKGSVGGEVSEVVIHDKLLNLPNLISISRMVSGPLIGWMILHDMYLPAFGALVVSGATDWLDGFLARKMGINSVFGSYLDPLADKVLISCVALAMVEKELLNPVLVGLVVLRDVALVSGAVYKRASSLGWEWKSWSEFINLDAAHREKVEPLLISKVNTVLQLLLVAAALLQPDFGSAETQEYITYLSWLVASTTAASAVAYGAQHLCR
- the LOC135640899 gene encoding uncharacterized protein LOC135640899, which gives rise to MDGEGEEEHLVEEREVEMVAFTGPRKPVYRKGCFLRPLGVPFFPPRRKRPSFVHLDDSMVVFNGWASVSPKWNQWVDKLRPIYGVLWKKVGIFDAIHASTYRIRRDSSSILAISASWCGDTSTFIFPWAEVTVTLEDVMILGGFPVAGEPIRGPLHGELKEIEVQMTAERKSFSRSPSKRPNHNQWMMRYMECEGDELEHIAFLALWLSRFVFPAHAFKTVTQSVLPVAIRLARGARIALAPAVLASLYRDLGKVKDYLADRGRQKVSSLVIWAPFNLLQLWIWEHFVALRPAGLNEVNDCEPRAARWHNVGKKLKLALLRSVLESPNEFQWRPYTVGLRNWHKPCFYKDKGLWIHSVETPGVELKSFAQFLRRSELVGLDCIEQYSPQRVAMQFGLDQDVPGSVVRTNLTWEAAWETYDISRKNIVFYIPPQLFESDVTLQYSVWWKQKIRPRATGTISSVEQPNSSLKSAKVIAGKVRGVKKMKSVQVLTFGKKRTMQECYDSDTTLSHWFACNDNQESRENKCIKTQKHSLTSSEKQMRPIREQKSNKMPKLSQKFPKDIKQNSSTQWQSKRKQAKEASSTDRLDEEKQLKRRTAGEYACEQMLIKNSREALQPAQSDFSIELTEVTKQEENSTKGKQSKIHVKFKMLKHENTKGKEDEVLLTEVTETEDVRKINLKEENSQEKEVEGKNAGEQQVKNLNNENAEDEEDKTFVDKFDNENVGEMQIKMLKKQNSADKNDKEIIRNDYRDSGESFFDQILKMVPEKTLPLEQEEKLKQRKGKKFSPKAEESVHEMEIKELKKEIAAIEARVMALESLAEVHT